One Brassica napus cultivar Da-Ae chromosome C2, Da-Ae, whole genome shotgun sequence DNA window includes the following coding sequences:
- the LOC125582374 gene encoding uncharacterized protein LOC125582374, with product MENSSRNFSSFKRYQPQNNLDSTGDKEKSTGSKEASHNNQEAGSSSNKYNNNQQNKAPVQRQGNPYARPTIDRCFHCQGHGHRSSVCPSRKTVAFLGEEEEHDEEDEYEGVEFAEEESTEVVSLVLQRVLLSSKEEGQRKNLFQTRCTVGDKLCNLIVDNGSTEKLVSQKLVDYLKLPTKPHEKPYALGWVRKGSQVRVTMACRVPISIRKHYKEEVLCDVLDMDVCHVLFGRPWQYDNDITYRGRDNVLLFTWNGYKIAMAPVKNSDQITKKKNSNFLAMAYSEKELDEAIKEIGCFYPVVIKGLMSVVNEETTTPNEVLEILKNFEDLIADELPHELPPMRDLIPGSSLPNLPHYRMSPKENEIMREQIEDLLRK from the coding sequence ATGGAGAATTCTTCCCGTAACTTTTCTTCCTTCAAAAGATATCAGCCTCAAAATAATCTGGACTCAACCGGAGATAAGGAAAAAAGTACAGGATCAAAGGAAGCTAGCCACAACAACCAAGAAGCTGGTAGCTCTAGTAACAAATATAATAACAATCAGCAGAATAAAGCACCTGTACAGAGGCAGGGTAACCCTTATGCAAGACCAACCATTGACAGGTGTTTCCATTGTCAAGGACATGGTCACAGATCGAGCGTTTGCCCAAGCAGAAAAACTGTAGCTTTTctaggagaagaagaggaacatGACGAAGAGGATGAGTATGAAGGGGTAGAGTTCGCTGAAGAAGAGTCCACTGAGGTAGTGAGTTTGGTGCTTCAAAGGGTCCTACTATCATCTAAGGAAGAGGGGCAACGAAAGAATTTGTTCCAAACACGTTGTACGGTTGGTGACAAACTGTGTAACTTGATTGTGGATAATGGCAGCACAGAAAAGTTAGTTTCTCAGAAACTAGTTGATTATTTGAAGTTACCTACAAAACCACATGAAAAACCATATGCCCTGGGGTGGGTGAGGAAAGGTTCTCAAGTTCGAGTAACGATGGCTTGTAGAGTTCCAATCTCCATTAGGAAACATTATAAAGAAGAAGTACTTTGTGATGTTCTTGATATGGATGTTTGTCACGTCCTATTTGGTCGCCCTTGGCAGTATGATAATGACATTACATACCGAGGAAGGGATAACGTGTTATTGTTTACATGGAACGGGTACAAGATTGCTATGGCTCCTGTTAAGAATTCAGATCAgattacaaagaaaaagaattcCAATTTCTTGGCTATGGCATATAGTGAGAAGGAACTCGATGAGGCAATCAAAGAAATAGGGTGTTTCTATCCAGTGGTGATTAAAGGCCTTATGAGTGTTGTAAATGAGGAAACGACAACACCAAACGAAGTACTAGAGATCCTGAAAAATTTCGAGGATTTAATCGCAGATGAGCTGCCACATGAGTTACCTCCCATGCGTGATCTTATTCCGGGGTCAAGCTTACCAAACCTTCCCCATTATCGCATGAGTCCTAAAGAAAATGAGATCATGAGGGAACAAATTGAGGACTTGTTAAGGAAATGA
- the BNAC02G29950D gene encoding uncharacterized protein BNAC02G29950D, with amino-acid sequence MEATALSSAATIVSSSSSSLSIFSPKKRTYSSSPRIVRLSKKDDKDYDPKFESDSLSLVPLFQNRTLSNDEAMGLVLSAASVRGWTTGSGMEGPSLPAKADAETISTFPWSLFTKSPRRRMRVAFTCNVCGQRTTRAINPHAYTDGTVFVQCCGCYVFHKLVDNLNLFHEVKYYVSSSSSHQDAKWDVGGFNLFQMDDDTDDDAGDGRNDSFPL; translated from the exons ATGGAAGCTACCGCCCTAAGCTCTGCGGCCACCATCGTCTCTTCCTCATCTTCGTCGCTATCCATCTTCTCTCCGAAGAAGAGAACATACTCATCTTCGCCAAGAATCGTCCGGCTTTCTAAGA AGGACGACAAAGATTATGATCCCAAATTCGAATCGGATTCCTTGAGCCTCGTTCCTCTATTCCAAAATCGAACTCTCTCGAAT GATGAGGCCATGGGATTGGTCTTGAGCGCCGCCTCGGTCAGAGGCTGGACCACCGGTTCCGGGATGGAGGGGCCGTCTCTTCCGGCAAAGGCCGATGCGGAGACGATTTCAACATTTCCGTGGTCACTATTCACGAAATCGCCCCGTAGGCGTATGCGCGTTGCCTTCACTTGCAACGTTTGTGGACAGAGAACTACACGAGCCATAAATCCACATGCCTACACTGACGGCACCGTCTTCGTGCAG TGTTGCGGATGCTATGTGTTCCATAAGCTGGTGGATAATCTGAACTTGTTTCATGAGGTGAAGTATTATGTGAGCTCGAGTTCCAGCCACCAAGATGCAAAGTGGGATGTTGGGGGATTCAATCTCTTCCAGATGGATGACGATACTGATGATGATGCCGGTGACGGCCGCAATGACTCCTTCCCTCTTTAA